From the genome of Myripristis murdjan chromosome 22, fMyrMur1.1, whole genome shotgun sequence, one region includes:
- the eml1 gene encoding echinoderm microtubule-associated protein-like 1 isoform X4, which translates to MEDGFSSYSSLYDTSSLLQFCNDDSASAASSMEVTDRIASLEQRVQMQEDEIQLLKSALADVVRRLNLSEEQQAMGTRRGPTKARPMIATLPLRPTVNNGTVLPKKGSGTLPSPSGSGSRKDAATPANKKISYLPLSTVRRANSNEHVGTLTRKDSGDSKGNRTRAGSTGSNCSGKRSDSKQRDPVFNAEEGYVKMYLKGRPITMYMPKDLVDSYCLEARTDLPSNKLKLDWVYGYRGRDCRSNLYLLPTGETVYFIASVVVLYNVDEQLQRHYTGHTDDIKCLAVHPDKITIATGQVAGTSSDGKQLAPHVRVWDSVSLNTLHVLGAGFFDRALVCLAFSKSNGGNTLCVVDDSNDHVLSVWDWQREDRLAEVKCSNESVFAADFHPTDSNIIVTCGKSHLYFWSLEKGMLVKKQGLFEKQEKPKFVLCVTFAENGDAITGDSSGNILVWGKGTNRISQVIQGAHEGSIFALCMLRSGTLVSGGKDRRLISWDGAYQQIQTVEVPELFGPIRTVAEGRGESVLIGTTKNFVLQGSLDGEFTPITQGHTDELWGLAVHPWKPQFLTCGYDRQVSLWDSSSHQPIWTKNMEDAAQSAGFHPSGAVVAIGTQTGRWLVLDTDTKDLVTVHTDGNEQLSVMRYGTDGNFLAIGSHDNYIYIYAVAENGRKYSRVGKCSGHSSFITHLDWSVDSQYLVSNSGDYEILYWIPSVCKQVVSVETTRDIPWATCTCTLAFQVFGLWPDGSDGTDINAVCRSNDKSLLVTGDDFGKVHLFSYPCSQFRAPSHVYGGHSSHVTNVNFLYDDSFLVSTGGKDMSVMQWRIV; encoded by the exons ATGACAGTGCGTCAGCGGCCAGCAGTATGGAGGTGACTGACCGCATCGCCTCCCTGGAGCAGCGGGTGCAGATGCAGGAGGACGAGATCCAGCTGCTGAAGTCCGCCCTGGCCGACGTGGTGCGCAGGCTCAACCTCTCTGAGGAGCAGCAGGCCATGGGCACACGCAGGGGGCCCACcaaag CCAGGCCAATGATTGCCACCCTGCCATTACGACCCACAGTAAACAACGGGACGGTCCTACCAAAGAAAGGCAGCGGCACTCTGCCCTCCCCGTCTGGATCTGGGTCCAGGAAGGACGCCGCCACGCCAGCCAACAAGAA AATTTCCTATCTGCCCCTCAG CACTGTGAGGAGAGCCAATTCCAACGAGCACGTGGGGACTCTCACACGGAAAGACTCAGGCGACTCCAAGGGCAACCGAACCCGCGCCGGCTCCACTGGCAGCAATTGCAGCGGCAAACGAAGTGACAG CAAACAGAGGGATCCCGTTTTCAATGCAG AGGAaggttatgtgaaaatgtatttgaagGGTCGTCCCATCACCATGTACATGCCCAAAGACCTGGTGGACAGCTACTGCCTGGAGGCCAGAACCGATCTGCCCAGCAACAAGCTCAAACTGGACTGGGT CTACGGGTACCGCGGCCGAGACTGCCGCTCCAACCTTTATTTGTTGCCCACTGGGGAAACGGTGTATTTCATCGCCTCGGTGGTGGTCCTGTACAACGTGGACgagcagctgcagagacactaCACTGGACACACAGACGATATCAAATG CCTGGCTGTCCACCCCGATAaaatcaccatagcaaccgggCAGGTGGCAGGCACCTCTTCTGATGGCAAA CAGTTAGCCCCTCATGTGCGCGTGTGGGACTCTGTCAGCCTCAACACCCTCCACGTCCTGGGCGCAGGCTTCTTTGACAGAGCCTTGGTCTGCCTGGCTTTCTCCAAGTCG AATGGAGGGAACACGCTGTGTGTTGTAGACGACTCCAACGACCACGTCCTATCTGTGTGGGACTGGCAGAGAGAAGACAGACTAGCTGAGGTCAag TGCTCCAACGAGTCGGTGTTTGCAGCCGATTTCCACCCAACCGACAGCAACATCATAGTGACATGTGGCAAATCCCATCTTTACTTCTGGAGCCTGGAGAAAGGCATGCTGGTCAAGAAACAAGGACTGTTTGAG AAACAGGAGAAGCCcaagtttgtgttgtgtgtgacttTTGCAGAAAACGGTGATGCCATCACTGGAGACTCTAGTGGGAATATACTGGTGTGGGGGAAAG GCACAAACCGGATCAGCCAAGTCATCCAAGGAGCTCATGAGGGCAGCATCTTTGCTCTGTGCATGCTGAGGAGTGGCACCTTGGTGTCTGGAGGGAAGGACCGCAGGCTCATCTCATGGGACGGCGCCTACCAGCAGATACAGACGGTGGAG GTTCCCGAGTTGTTTGGTCCCATCCGGACGGTGGccgaggggagaggggagagcgTGCTCATCGGGACCACAAAGAACTTTGTGTTGCAAGGCAGTTTGGACGGAGAATTCACGCCCATAACACAA GGCCATACTGATGAGTTGTGGGGTCTGGCGGTCCATCCCTGGAAGCCCCAGTTCCTAACCTGTGGCTACGACAGGCAGGTCAGCCTCTGGGACTCCAGCTCCCATCAGCCCATCTGGACCAAGAACATGGAA GACGCCGCCCAATCAGCAGGCTTCCACCCCTCTGGAGCTGTAGTTGCCATAGGAACACAGACGGGCAG GTGGCTGGTGCTGGACACTGACACTAAGGATCTGGTCACAGTCCACACAGACGGAAACGAGCAGCTGTCTGTTATGCGTTATGGGACAG ACGGTAACTTCCTGGCCATCGGTTCCCATGACAACTACATCTACATCTATGCTGTGGCGGAAAATGGGAGGAAATACAGCCGAGTGGGGAAGTGCTCG GGTCACTCGAGCTTCATCACCCATTTGGACTGGTCGGTGGACTCTCAGTACCTGGTATCAAATTCAGGAGACTATGAGATACTCTACT GGATTCCATCAGTGTGTAAACAGGTGGTGAGTGTGGAGACCACCAGAGATATCCCCTGGGCCACCTGCACCTGTACTCTGGCCTTCCAGGTATTTG GCTTGTGGCCCGACGGCTCAGATGGGACCGACATCAACGCTGTGTGCAGGTCCAATGACAAGAGCCTTCTGGTTACCGGAGACGATTTTGGGAAGGTTCACCTCTTCTCATATCCCTGTTCACAGTTCAGG GCTCCCAGCCATGTTTATGGCGGCCACAGCAGTCACGTGACCAATGTGAACTTCCTGTATGATGACAGTTTTCTGGTGTCGACAGGAGGGAAGGATATGAGCGTGATGCAGTGGAGGATAGTCTGA
- the eml1 gene encoding echinoderm microtubule-associated protein-like 1 isoform X2, with the protein MEDGFSSYSSLYDTSSLLQFCNDDSASAASSMEVTDRIASLEQRVQMQEDEIQLLKSALADVVRRLNLSEEQQAMGTRRGPTKARPMIATLPLRPTVNNGTVLPKKGSGTLPSPSGSGSRKDAATPANKKISYLPLSTVRRANSNEHVGTLTRKDSGDSKGNRTRAGSTGSNCSGKRSDSKQRDPVFNAGMRRVTHCKEEGYVKMYLKGRPITMYMPKDLVDSYCLEARTDLPSNKLKLDWVYGYRGRDCRSNLYLLPTGETVYFIASVVVLYNVDEQLQRHYTGHTDDIKCLAVHPDKITIATGQVAGTSSDGKLAPHVRVWDSVSLNTLHVLGAGFFDRALVCLAFSKSNGGNTLCVVDDSNDHVLSVWDWQREDRLAEVKCSNESVFAADFHPTDSNIIVTCGKSHLYFWSLEKGMLVKKQGLFEKQEKPKFVLCVTFAENGDAITGDSSGNILVWGKGTNRISQVIQGAHEGSIFALCMLRSGTLVSGGKDRRLISWDGAYQQIQTVEVPELFGPIRTVAEGRGESVLIGTTKNFVLQGSLDGEFTPITQGHTDELWGLAVHPWKPQFLTCGYDRQVSLWDSSSHQPIWTKNMEDAAQSAGFHPSGAVVAIGTQTGRWLVLDTDTKDLVTVHTDGNEQLSVMRYGTDGNFLAIGSHDNYIYIYAVAENGRKYSRVGKCSGHSSFITHLDWSVDSQYLVSNSGDYEILYWIPSVCKQVVSVETTRDIPWATCTCTLAFQVFGLWPDGSDGTDINAVCRSNDKSLLVTGDDFGKVHLFSYPCSQFRAPSHVYGGHSSHVTNVNFLYDDSFLVSTGGKDMSVMQWRIV; encoded by the exons ATGACAGTGCGTCAGCGGCCAGCAGTATGGAGGTGACTGACCGCATCGCCTCCCTGGAGCAGCGGGTGCAGATGCAGGAGGACGAGATCCAGCTGCTGAAGTCCGCCCTGGCCGACGTGGTGCGCAGGCTCAACCTCTCTGAGGAGCAGCAGGCCATGGGCACACGCAGGGGGCCCACcaaag CCAGGCCAATGATTGCCACCCTGCCATTACGACCCACAGTAAACAACGGGACGGTCCTACCAAAGAAAGGCAGCGGCACTCTGCCCTCCCCGTCTGGATCTGGGTCCAGGAAGGACGCCGCCACGCCAGCCAACAAGAA AATTTCCTATCTGCCCCTCAG CACTGTGAGGAGAGCCAATTCCAACGAGCACGTGGGGACTCTCACACGGAAAGACTCAGGCGACTCCAAGGGCAACCGAACCCGCGCCGGCTCCACTGGCAGCAATTGCAGCGGCAAACGAAGTGACAG CAAACAGAGGGATCCCGTTTTCAATGCAG GGATGCGGCGTGTGACCCACTGCAAAG AGGAaggttatgtgaaaatgtatttgaagGGTCGTCCCATCACCATGTACATGCCCAAAGACCTGGTGGACAGCTACTGCCTGGAGGCCAGAACCGATCTGCCCAGCAACAAGCTCAAACTGGACTGGGT CTACGGGTACCGCGGCCGAGACTGCCGCTCCAACCTTTATTTGTTGCCCACTGGGGAAACGGTGTATTTCATCGCCTCGGTGGTGGTCCTGTACAACGTGGACgagcagctgcagagacactaCACTGGACACACAGACGATATCAAATG CCTGGCTGTCCACCCCGATAaaatcaccatagcaaccgggCAGGTGGCAGGCACCTCTTCTGATGGCAAA TTAGCCCCTCATGTGCGCGTGTGGGACTCTGTCAGCCTCAACACCCTCCACGTCCTGGGCGCAGGCTTCTTTGACAGAGCCTTGGTCTGCCTGGCTTTCTCCAAGTCG AATGGAGGGAACACGCTGTGTGTTGTAGACGACTCCAACGACCACGTCCTATCTGTGTGGGACTGGCAGAGAGAAGACAGACTAGCTGAGGTCAag TGCTCCAACGAGTCGGTGTTTGCAGCCGATTTCCACCCAACCGACAGCAACATCATAGTGACATGTGGCAAATCCCATCTTTACTTCTGGAGCCTGGAGAAAGGCATGCTGGTCAAGAAACAAGGACTGTTTGAG AAACAGGAGAAGCCcaagtttgtgttgtgtgtgacttTTGCAGAAAACGGTGATGCCATCACTGGAGACTCTAGTGGGAATATACTGGTGTGGGGGAAAG GCACAAACCGGATCAGCCAAGTCATCCAAGGAGCTCATGAGGGCAGCATCTTTGCTCTGTGCATGCTGAGGAGTGGCACCTTGGTGTCTGGAGGGAAGGACCGCAGGCTCATCTCATGGGACGGCGCCTACCAGCAGATACAGACGGTGGAG GTTCCCGAGTTGTTTGGTCCCATCCGGACGGTGGccgaggggagaggggagagcgTGCTCATCGGGACCACAAAGAACTTTGTGTTGCAAGGCAGTTTGGACGGAGAATTCACGCCCATAACACAA GGCCATACTGATGAGTTGTGGGGTCTGGCGGTCCATCCCTGGAAGCCCCAGTTCCTAACCTGTGGCTACGACAGGCAGGTCAGCCTCTGGGACTCCAGCTCCCATCAGCCCATCTGGACCAAGAACATGGAA GACGCCGCCCAATCAGCAGGCTTCCACCCCTCTGGAGCTGTAGTTGCCATAGGAACACAGACGGGCAG GTGGCTGGTGCTGGACACTGACACTAAGGATCTGGTCACAGTCCACACAGACGGAAACGAGCAGCTGTCTGTTATGCGTTATGGGACAG ACGGTAACTTCCTGGCCATCGGTTCCCATGACAACTACATCTACATCTATGCTGTGGCGGAAAATGGGAGGAAATACAGCCGAGTGGGGAAGTGCTCG GGTCACTCGAGCTTCATCACCCATTTGGACTGGTCGGTGGACTCTCAGTACCTGGTATCAAATTCAGGAGACTATGAGATACTCTACT GGATTCCATCAGTGTGTAAACAGGTGGTGAGTGTGGAGACCACCAGAGATATCCCCTGGGCCACCTGCACCTGTACTCTGGCCTTCCAGGTATTTG GCTTGTGGCCCGACGGCTCAGATGGGACCGACATCAACGCTGTGTGCAGGTCCAATGACAAGAGCCTTCTGGTTACCGGAGACGATTTTGGGAAGGTTCACCTCTTCTCATATCCCTGTTCACAGTTCAGG GCTCCCAGCCATGTTTATGGCGGCCACAGCAGTCACGTGACCAATGTGAACTTCCTGTATGATGACAGTTTTCTGGTGTCGACAGGAGGGAAGGATATGAGCGTGATGCAGTGGAGGATAGTCTGA
- the eml1 gene encoding echinoderm microtubule-associated protein-like 1 isoform X3, whose product MEDGFSSYSSLYDTSSLLQFCNDDSASAASSMEVTDRIASLEQRVQMQEDEIQLLKSALADVVRRLNLSEEQQAMGTRRGPTKARPMIATLPLRPTVNNGTVLPKKGSGTLPSPSGSGSRKDAATPANKNTVRRANSNEHVGTLTRKDSGDSKGNRTRAGSTGSNCSGKRSDSKQRDPVFNAGMRRVTHCKEEGYVKMYLKGRPITMYMPKDLVDSYCLEARTDLPSNKLKLDWVYGYRGRDCRSNLYLLPTGETVYFIASVVVLYNVDEQLQRHYTGHTDDIKCLAVHPDKITIATGQVAGTSSDGKQLAPHVRVWDSVSLNTLHVLGAGFFDRALVCLAFSKSNGGNTLCVVDDSNDHVLSVWDWQREDRLAEVKCSNESVFAADFHPTDSNIIVTCGKSHLYFWSLEKGMLVKKQGLFEKQEKPKFVLCVTFAENGDAITGDSSGNILVWGKGTNRISQVIQGAHEGSIFALCMLRSGTLVSGGKDRRLISWDGAYQQIQTVEVPELFGPIRTVAEGRGESVLIGTTKNFVLQGSLDGEFTPITQGHTDELWGLAVHPWKPQFLTCGYDRQVSLWDSSSHQPIWTKNMEDAAQSAGFHPSGAVVAIGTQTGRWLVLDTDTKDLVTVHTDGNEQLSVMRYGTDGNFLAIGSHDNYIYIYAVAENGRKYSRVGKCSGHSSFITHLDWSVDSQYLVSNSGDYEILYWIPSVCKQVVSVETTRDIPWATCTCTLAFQVFGLWPDGSDGTDINAVCRSNDKSLLVTGDDFGKVHLFSYPCSQFRAPSHVYGGHSSHVTNVNFLYDDSFLVSTGGKDMSVMQWRIV is encoded by the exons ATGACAGTGCGTCAGCGGCCAGCAGTATGGAGGTGACTGACCGCATCGCCTCCCTGGAGCAGCGGGTGCAGATGCAGGAGGACGAGATCCAGCTGCTGAAGTCCGCCCTGGCCGACGTGGTGCGCAGGCTCAACCTCTCTGAGGAGCAGCAGGCCATGGGCACACGCAGGGGGCCCACcaaag CCAGGCCAATGATTGCCACCCTGCCATTACGACCCACAGTAAACAACGGGACGGTCCTACCAAAGAAAGGCAGCGGCACTCTGCCCTCCCCGTCTGGATCTGGGTCCAGGAAGGACGCCGCCACGCCAGCCAACAAGAA CACTGTGAGGAGAGCCAATTCCAACGAGCACGTGGGGACTCTCACACGGAAAGACTCAGGCGACTCCAAGGGCAACCGAACCCGCGCCGGCTCCACTGGCAGCAATTGCAGCGGCAAACGAAGTGACAG CAAACAGAGGGATCCCGTTTTCAATGCAG GGATGCGGCGTGTGACCCACTGCAAAG AGGAaggttatgtgaaaatgtatttgaagGGTCGTCCCATCACCATGTACATGCCCAAAGACCTGGTGGACAGCTACTGCCTGGAGGCCAGAACCGATCTGCCCAGCAACAAGCTCAAACTGGACTGGGT CTACGGGTACCGCGGCCGAGACTGCCGCTCCAACCTTTATTTGTTGCCCACTGGGGAAACGGTGTATTTCATCGCCTCGGTGGTGGTCCTGTACAACGTGGACgagcagctgcagagacactaCACTGGACACACAGACGATATCAAATG CCTGGCTGTCCACCCCGATAaaatcaccatagcaaccgggCAGGTGGCAGGCACCTCTTCTGATGGCAAA CAGTTAGCCCCTCATGTGCGCGTGTGGGACTCTGTCAGCCTCAACACCCTCCACGTCCTGGGCGCAGGCTTCTTTGACAGAGCCTTGGTCTGCCTGGCTTTCTCCAAGTCG AATGGAGGGAACACGCTGTGTGTTGTAGACGACTCCAACGACCACGTCCTATCTGTGTGGGACTGGCAGAGAGAAGACAGACTAGCTGAGGTCAag TGCTCCAACGAGTCGGTGTTTGCAGCCGATTTCCACCCAACCGACAGCAACATCATAGTGACATGTGGCAAATCCCATCTTTACTTCTGGAGCCTGGAGAAAGGCATGCTGGTCAAGAAACAAGGACTGTTTGAG AAACAGGAGAAGCCcaagtttgtgttgtgtgtgacttTTGCAGAAAACGGTGATGCCATCACTGGAGACTCTAGTGGGAATATACTGGTGTGGGGGAAAG GCACAAACCGGATCAGCCAAGTCATCCAAGGAGCTCATGAGGGCAGCATCTTTGCTCTGTGCATGCTGAGGAGTGGCACCTTGGTGTCTGGAGGGAAGGACCGCAGGCTCATCTCATGGGACGGCGCCTACCAGCAGATACAGACGGTGGAG GTTCCCGAGTTGTTTGGTCCCATCCGGACGGTGGccgaggggagaggggagagcgTGCTCATCGGGACCACAAAGAACTTTGTGTTGCAAGGCAGTTTGGACGGAGAATTCACGCCCATAACACAA GGCCATACTGATGAGTTGTGGGGTCTGGCGGTCCATCCCTGGAAGCCCCAGTTCCTAACCTGTGGCTACGACAGGCAGGTCAGCCTCTGGGACTCCAGCTCCCATCAGCCCATCTGGACCAAGAACATGGAA GACGCCGCCCAATCAGCAGGCTTCCACCCCTCTGGAGCTGTAGTTGCCATAGGAACACAGACGGGCAG GTGGCTGGTGCTGGACACTGACACTAAGGATCTGGTCACAGTCCACACAGACGGAAACGAGCAGCTGTCTGTTATGCGTTATGGGACAG ACGGTAACTTCCTGGCCATCGGTTCCCATGACAACTACATCTACATCTATGCTGTGGCGGAAAATGGGAGGAAATACAGCCGAGTGGGGAAGTGCTCG GGTCACTCGAGCTTCATCACCCATTTGGACTGGTCGGTGGACTCTCAGTACCTGGTATCAAATTCAGGAGACTATGAGATACTCTACT GGATTCCATCAGTGTGTAAACAGGTGGTGAGTGTGGAGACCACCAGAGATATCCCCTGGGCCACCTGCACCTGTACTCTGGCCTTCCAGGTATTTG GCTTGTGGCCCGACGGCTCAGATGGGACCGACATCAACGCTGTGTGCAGGTCCAATGACAAGAGCCTTCTGGTTACCGGAGACGATTTTGGGAAGGTTCACCTCTTCTCATATCCCTGTTCACAGTTCAGG GCTCCCAGCCATGTTTATGGCGGCCACAGCAGTCACGTGACCAATGTGAACTTCCTGTATGATGACAGTTTTCTGGTGTCGACAGGAGGGAAGGATATGAGCGTGATGCAGTGGAGGATAGTCTGA
- the eml1 gene encoding echinoderm microtubule-associated protein-like 1 isoform X1 → MEDGFSSYSSLYDTSSLLQFCNDDSASAASSMEVTDRIASLEQRVQMQEDEIQLLKSALADVVRRLNLSEEQQAMGTRRGPTKARPMIATLPLRPTVNNGTVLPKKGSGTLPSPSGSGSRKDAATPANKKISYLPLSTVRRANSNEHVGTLTRKDSGDSKGNRTRAGSTGSNCSGKRSDSKQRDPVFNAGMRRVTHCKEEGYVKMYLKGRPITMYMPKDLVDSYCLEARTDLPSNKLKLDWVYGYRGRDCRSNLYLLPTGETVYFIASVVVLYNVDEQLQRHYTGHTDDIKCLAVHPDKITIATGQVAGTSSDGKQLAPHVRVWDSVSLNTLHVLGAGFFDRALVCLAFSKSNGGNTLCVVDDSNDHVLSVWDWQREDRLAEVKCSNESVFAADFHPTDSNIIVTCGKSHLYFWSLEKGMLVKKQGLFEKQEKPKFVLCVTFAENGDAITGDSSGNILVWGKGTNRISQVIQGAHEGSIFALCMLRSGTLVSGGKDRRLISWDGAYQQIQTVEVPELFGPIRTVAEGRGESVLIGTTKNFVLQGSLDGEFTPITQGHTDELWGLAVHPWKPQFLTCGYDRQVSLWDSSSHQPIWTKNMEDAAQSAGFHPSGAVVAIGTQTGRWLVLDTDTKDLVTVHTDGNEQLSVMRYGTDGNFLAIGSHDNYIYIYAVAENGRKYSRVGKCSGHSSFITHLDWSVDSQYLVSNSGDYEILYWIPSVCKQVVSVETTRDIPWATCTCTLAFQVFGLWPDGSDGTDINAVCRSNDKSLLVTGDDFGKVHLFSYPCSQFRAPSHVYGGHSSHVTNVNFLYDDSFLVSTGGKDMSVMQWRIV, encoded by the exons ATGACAGTGCGTCAGCGGCCAGCAGTATGGAGGTGACTGACCGCATCGCCTCCCTGGAGCAGCGGGTGCAGATGCAGGAGGACGAGATCCAGCTGCTGAAGTCCGCCCTGGCCGACGTGGTGCGCAGGCTCAACCTCTCTGAGGAGCAGCAGGCCATGGGCACACGCAGGGGGCCCACcaaag CCAGGCCAATGATTGCCACCCTGCCATTACGACCCACAGTAAACAACGGGACGGTCCTACCAAAGAAAGGCAGCGGCACTCTGCCCTCCCCGTCTGGATCTGGGTCCAGGAAGGACGCCGCCACGCCAGCCAACAAGAA AATTTCCTATCTGCCCCTCAG CACTGTGAGGAGAGCCAATTCCAACGAGCACGTGGGGACTCTCACACGGAAAGACTCAGGCGACTCCAAGGGCAACCGAACCCGCGCCGGCTCCACTGGCAGCAATTGCAGCGGCAAACGAAGTGACAG CAAACAGAGGGATCCCGTTTTCAATGCAG GGATGCGGCGTGTGACCCACTGCAAAG AGGAaggttatgtgaaaatgtatttgaagGGTCGTCCCATCACCATGTACATGCCCAAAGACCTGGTGGACAGCTACTGCCTGGAGGCCAGAACCGATCTGCCCAGCAACAAGCTCAAACTGGACTGGGT CTACGGGTACCGCGGCCGAGACTGCCGCTCCAACCTTTATTTGTTGCCCACTGGGGAAACGGTGTATTTCATCGCCTCGGTGGTGGTCCTGTACAACGTGGACgagcagctgcagagacactaCACTGGACACACAGACGATATCAAATG CCTGGCTGTCCACCCCGATAaaatcaccatagcaaccgggCAGGTGGCAGGCACCTCTTCTGATGGCAAA CAGTTAGCCCCTCATGTGCGCGTGTGGGACTCTGTCAGCCTCAACACCCTCCACGTCCTGGGCGCAGGCTTCTTTGACAGAGCCTTGGTCTGCCTGGCTTTCTCCAAGTCG AATGGAGGGAACACGCTGTGTGTTGTAGACGACTCCAACGACCACGTCCTATCTGTGTGGGACTGGCAGAGAGAAGACAGACTAGCTGAGGTCAag TGCTCCAACGAGTCGGTGTTTGCAGCCGATTTCCACCCAACCGACAGCAACATCATAGTGACATGTGGCAAATCCCATCTTTACTTCTGGAGCCTGGAGAAAGGCATGCTGGTCAAGAAACAAGGACTGTTTGAG AAACAGGAGAAGCCcaagtttgtgttgtgtgtgacttTTGCAGAAAACGGTGATGCCATCACTGGAGACTCTAGTGGGAATATACTGGTGTGGGGGAAAG GCACAAACCGGATCAGCCAAGTCATCCAAGGAGCTCATGAGGGCAGCATCTTTGCTCTGTGCATGCTGAGGAGTGGCACCTTGGTGTCTGGAGGGAAGGACCGCAGGCTCATCTCATGGGACGGCGCCTACCAGCAGATACAGACGGTGGAG GTTCCCGAGTTGTTTGGTCCCATCCGGACGGTGGccgaggggagaggggagagcgTGCTCATCGGGACCACAAAGAACTTTGTGTTGCAAGGCAGTTTGGACGGAGAATTCACGCCCATAACACAA GGCCATACTGATGAGTTGTGGGGTCTGGCGGTCCATCCCTGGAAGCCCCAGTTCCTAACCTGTGGCTACGACAGGCAGGTCAGCCTCTGGGACTCCAGCTCCCATCAGCCCATCTGGACCAAGAACATGGAA GACGCCGCCCAATCAGCAGGCTTCCACCCCTCTGGAGCTGTAGTTGCCATAGGAACACAGACGGGCAG GTGGCTGGTGCTGGACACTGACACTAAGGATCTGGTCACAGTCCACACAGACGGAAACGAGCAGCTGTCTGTTATGCGTTATGGGACAG ACGGTAACTTCCTGGCCATCGGTTCCCATGACAACTACATCTACATCTATGCTGTGGCGGAAAATGGGAGGAAATACAGCCGAGTGGGGAAGTGCTCG GGTCACTCGAGCTTCATCACCCATTTGGACTGGTCGGTGGACTCTCAGTACCTGGTATCAAATTCAGGAGACTATGAGATACTCTACT GGATTCCATCAGTGTGTAAACAGGTGGTGAGTGTGGAGACCACCAGAGATATCCCCTGGGCCACCTGCACCTGTACTCTGGCCTTCCAGGTATTTG GCTTGTGGCCCGACGGCTCAGATGGGACCGACATCAACGCTGTGTGCAGGTCCAATGACAAGAGCCTTCTGGTTACCGGAGACGATTTTGGGAAGGTTCACCTCTTCTCATATCCCTGTTCACAGTTCAGG GCTCCCAGCCATGTTTATGGCGGCCACAGCAGTCACGTGACCAATGTGAACTTCCTGTATGATGACAGTTTTCTGGTGTCGACAGGAGGGAAGGATATGAGCGTGATGCAGTGGAGGATAGTCTGA